A genomic segment from Nocardia cyriacigeorgica GUH-2 encodes:
- a CDS encoding translation initiation factor IF-2 N-terminal domain-containing protein, with the protein MADQEPLDTTSQDADQLPERIRVHALAKRLGVTSKRILAKLGELGSDARSPQSNVDRAVAESVRDALAEPAAEPAAEPPPTDTTQQTTEPAPVEPSSPAGAEPAVTAEPVTTQAEPVTAQPETPGADLFSTPPAFSPPGGLFASPIQEEPPVVEPVVFESAVVAAPLFLSPDAAAAEELRKKRRRVESETPRADEAATQAEDVEDESADEQDTGEQTESDDQPRRRRRGRRGRGRGRGEQHTDADDEHDTDERGARDKDEARDKDTATEEAAEAESEDAKQAEAESADEGEDGSPEGSTRRRRRRRRRKVAGEGGENEPADDDPPNTVVHEREPRNKSRTRAVDEVQGITGSTRLEAKRQRRRDGREAGRRRPPILTESEFLARRESVDRVMVVREKEFPGHPTATQVAVLEDNILVEHFVTSTGQASMVGNVYLGKVQNVLPSMEAAFVDIGRGRNGVLYAGEVNWEAAGLGGKERKIEQALKPGDQVLVQVSKDPVGHKGARLTTQISLAGRFLVYVPGGTSTGISRKLPDTERKRLKEILREIVPADAGVIIRTASEGVSEAELARDVERLQATWRTIEKAAEQDSGAPKTLYEEPDLLVKVIRDLFNEDFSKLVIEGERSWSTVETYIRTVAPDLLARVSRHENNGIDVFEAYRIDEQLAKALDRKVWLPSGGTLVIDRTEAMTVIDVNTGKFTGSGNSNLEETVTRNNLEAAEEIVRQMRLRDIGGMIVVDFIDMVLESNRDLVLRRLTEALGRDRTRHQVSEVTSLGLVQMTRKKLGTGLVEAFSTTCEHCHGRGILVHTYPVEPSAAEDGAGRGRESGSRRRRGRDKAAAAATAPAQPAVAEVSEEEAAAKRAHPVALAMAAHQAEDAGVAEAETAAEPADVAEQAVAEQAAVAEQAAATEQAQEAGAEPAAQPVAAGQNGTTRTRSTRRRRVARSAAAPAAEAAVVVSEPAAAAEPVPAEQASTAEQVSAVEPASPAAAMAESVATEPVAQPEAPVVSAAEQPAGDQQPEAAEPAEPAAVTETAGESVATAPAEPTVAAAEEPAPAEPVTAESENGIPARPARRRRVARSAAAPAADSTGAVFVLSSSEEPAAPVVDYTAPVPVQVPERRPRRRSAGRPAGPPPAESADE; encoded by the coding sequence GTGGCCGATCAAGAGCCGCTGGACACAACATCACAGGATGCCGATCAATTGCCGGAGCGAATCCGAGTTCATGCGCTGGCCAAACGTCTGGGAGTAACGAGCAAGCGCATCCTGGCCAAGCTGGGTGAGCTCGGCTCCGACGCGCGCAGCCCCCAATCGAACGTCGACCGCGCGGTCGCGGAGTCGGTGCGCGACGCGCTCGCCGAACCAGCCGCCGAGCCCGCCGCCGAACCACCGCCGACGGACACCACCCAGCAAACCACCGAACCGGCGCCGGTCGAGCCGTCGAGCCCCGCCGGGGCAGAGCCCGCCGTGACGGCCGAGCCCGTCACCACGCAGGCCGAGCCGGTCACCGCCCAGCCCGAAACGCCGGGCGCCGACCTGTTCTCCACCCCGCCGGCCTTCAGCCCGCCCGGCGGCCTGTTCGCCAGCCCGATCCAGGAGGAGCCGCCGGTCGTCGAGCCGGTCGTGTTCGAATCCGCGGTCGTGGCCGCGCCGCTGTTCCTGTCGCCGGACGCCGCTGCCGCCGAGGAGCTGCGCAAGAAGCGCCGTCGCGTCGAGTCCGAGACCCCGCGCGCCGACGAGGCCGCCACCCAGGCCGAGGACGTCGAGGACGAATCCGCCGACGAGCAGGACACCGGCGAGCAGACCGAGTCCGATGATCAGCCGCGTCGCCGTCGTCGTGGCCGCCGCGGCCGCGGCCGGGGTCGCGGTGAACAGCACACCGACGCCGACGACGAGCACGACACCGACGAACGCGGCGCCCGCGACAAGGACGAGGCCCGCGACAAGGACACCGCCACCGAGGAGGCCGCCGAGGCCGAATCCGAGGACGCCAAGCAGGCCGAGGCCGAGTCCGCCGACGAGGGCGAGGACGGCTCGCCCGAGGGTTCCACCCGCAGGCGGCGCAGGCGCAGGCGGCGCAAGGTCGCCGGCGAGGGCGGCGAGAACGAACCGGCCGACGACGATCCGCCGAACACGGTCGTGCACGAGCGCGAACCGCGCAACAAGAGCCGCACCCGCGCCGTCGACGAGGTGCAGGGCATCACCGGGTCCACCCGGCTCGAGGCCAAGCGCCAGCGCCGCCGCGACGGCCGCGAGGCCGGACGGCGTCGTCCGCCGATCCTCACCGAGTCGGAGTTCCTGGCCCGCCGCGAATCCGTCGACCGGGTCATGGTGGTGCGGGAGAAGGAGTTCCCCGGTCACCCCACCGCCACCCAGGTCGCGGTGCTGGAAGACAACATCCTGGTCGAGCACTTCGTCACCAGCACCGGCCAGGCGTCCATGGTCGGCAACGTCTACCTCGGCAAGGTGCAGAACGTGCTGCCGAGCATGGAGGCGGCGTTCGTCGATATCGGCCGCGGCCGCAACGGCGTGCTCTACGCCGGTGAGGTGAACTGGGAGGCTGCCGGGCTCGGCGGCAAGGAACGCAAGATCGAGCAGGCGCTCAAGCCGGGCGATCAGGTGCTGGTGCAGGTCAGCAAGGATCCGGTCGGTCACAAGGGCGCCCGCCTGACCACCCAGATCAGCCTGGCCGGCCGCTTCCTGGTGTACGTGCCCGGCGGCACCTCCACCGGGATCAGCCGCAAACTGCCCGACACCGAGCGCAAGCGGCTCAAGGAGATCCTGCGCGAGATCGTGCCCGCCGACGCCGGCGTGATCATCCGCACCGCCTCCGAGGGCGTCAGCGAAGCCGAACTGGCCCGCGACGTCGAGCGGTTGCAGGCCACCTGGCGCACCATCGAGAAGGCCGCCGAACAGGATTCCGGCGCACCGAAGACGCTCTACGAAGAGCCGGACCTGCTGGTCAAGGTGATCCGCGACCTGTTCAACGAGGATTTCTCCAAGCTCGTCATCGAGGGCGAACGGTCCTGGAGCACGGTGGAGACCTACATCCGCACGGTTGCGCCGGACCTGCTGGCCCGGGTGTCGCGGCACGAGAACAACGGTATCGACGTCTTCGAGGCCTACCGCATCGACGAGCAGCTGGCCAAGGCGCTCGACCGCAAGGTGTGGCTGCCCTCGGGCGGCACGCTGGTCATCGACCGCACCGAGGCGATGACCGTCATCGACGTCAACACCGGCAAGTTCACCGGGTCGGGCAACAGCAACCTGGAAGAGACGGTCACCCGCAACAACCTCGAGGCCGCCGAGGAGATCGTGCGGCAGATGCGGTTGCGCGATATCGGCGGCATGATCGTCGTCGACTTCATCGACATGGTGCTCGAATCCAACCGTGACCTGGTGCTGCGCCGGCTCACCGAGGCGCTGGGCCGCGACCGCACCCGGCACCAGGTCTCCGAGGTCACCTCGCTCGGCCTGGTCCAGATGACCCGCAAGAAGCTGGGCACCGGCCTGGTCGAAGCGTTCTCCACCACCTGCGAGCACTGCCACGGCCGCGGCATCCTGGTGCACACCTACCCGGTCGAGCCGAGTGCTGCCGAGGACGGCGCCGGGCGCGGACGCGAATCCGGTTCCCGCCGGCGCCGCGGCCGCGACAAGGCCGCCGCCGCTGCCACCGCACCGGCGCAGCCCGCGGTGGCGGAAGTGAGCGAGGAGGAGGCCGCCGCCAAGCGTGCCCATCCGGTCGCGCTGGCGATGGCGGCGCACCAGGCCGAGGACGCCGGGGTTGCCGAGGCGGAGACCGCGGCGGAGCCCGCCGATGTCGCCGAGCAGGCGGTGGCCGAGCAGGCTGCCGTCGCCGAGCAGGCTGCCGCCACCGAGCAGGCGCAGGAAGCCGGTGCCGAACCGGCCGCGCAGCCGGTCGCCGCCGGACAGAACGGCACCACCCGGACGCGCTCGACTCGGCGCAGGCGGGTGGCCCGCTCGGCCGCGGCACCCGCGGCTGAGGCAGCGGTCGTCGTCAGCGAACCGGCTGCGGCGGCGGAGCCCGTTCCGGCGGAGCAGGCCTCAACAGCTGAGCAGGTCTCGGCTGTCGAGCCGGCATCTCCTGCCGCGGCTATGGCCGAATCGGTCGCCACGGAACCGGTCGCCCAGCCCGAGGCTCCCGTGGTTTCCGCCGCTGAGCAGCCCGCCGGGGACCAGCAGCCCGAGGCCGCGGAACCTGCCGAACCGGCTGCGGTCACGGAGACCGCCGGTGAATCGGTCGCGACCGCACCCGCCGAGCCCACCGTTGCGGCAGCTGAGGAGCCCGCACCCGCCGAGCCGGTCACCGCCGAATCGGAGAACGGCATCCCGGCCCGCCCGGCCCGGCGCCGCCGTGTGGCCCGCTCGGCCGCCGCTCCGGCCGCGGACAGCACCGGCGCGGTGTTCGTGCTCAGCAGCTCGGAGGAGCCGGCGGCGCCGGTCGTCGACTACACCGCCCCGGTACCGGTCCAGGTGCCCGAGCGCAGGCCGCGCAGGCGCAGCGCGGGCCGGCCCGCGGGCCCGCCGCCCGCCGAGTCGGCCGACGAATGA